A part of Candidatus Eisenbacteria bacterium genomic DNA contains:
- a CDS encoding PepSY domain-containing protein: MHRKRKLPLLLLALLVAGGTAFAFVPVPDGNRLEVARPGWEDEGLWIEAGFDNAMSKVSPLSALAERYGGEWRYDRNRVTGSLHHVYGSGVDFAGAIHADADAERAARDFVAENARLFGAATEDLRVSRVQTAPGKYAVHFDQFVDGVRVFGGNAHVVLTDAGRIFAFGSDAYPRVKELLPGTTPALSEAEALAEAKNEIDFLDGRDEITYQELVILPTREGAGEELALTYHLAYRFDLFTWDPRGHWETYVDAHTGEILWRRSLIFPLDFTGHARGDVEWEGYCDGYTYDFPMEQMQLTISGVGIATTDIDGDFTLSYGGTDSKSITARFQSAFLHTHRYTGTDAVLTGTITPGTPYTIDWSNSNSLDSERDTYAFLNREHRWLKALDPTFTGLDYAMPDTVERTDGYCPGNAWYDYYGVNFCVGSIDYANTGRMGDVAYHEYGHGITHELYNPYDPPSSVHEGNSDIASLFLTREPRLGLGFYLDNCTSGIRNADNSLIYPDDLTGSGHTDGQMLSGFIYDSWQALLGAYSQTYADSVVEYAWWFGRKLGLPQSMPDQVYWTFVGDDDDGNLDNGTPHHAMFCVGATNHGFDCPEILSPVAIAHTPITEHTTAADPIPVTATITSGAGDIEESALRVYYKVDGGSLLNVGMAGGGGDVYTGTIPAQSAGAFVQYYLYAEDEYANSAVSPSNAPVDLYGFYVGEFTLVFEDDFETDKGWTVGDAGDDATTGIWER, from the coding sequence ATGCATCGGAAGCGAAAACTGCCCCTTCTCCTCCTGGCCCTACTGGTGGCCGGGGGGACGGCGTTCGCCTTTGTGCCGGTCCCGGATGGGAACCGTCTCGAAGTCGCCCGACCGGGATGGGAAGACGAAGGGCTCTGGATCGAGGCGGGGTTCGACAACGCCATGTCCAAGGTCTCTCCCCTGAGCGCCCTCGCCGAGCGCTACGGCGGCGAGTGGCGGTATGACCGGAACCGCGTGACCGGATCGCTGCACCACGTCTACGGCTCCGGCGTCGACTTCGCCGGCGCGATCCACGCCGACGCGGACGCCGAGCGCGCCGCCCGCGACTTCGTCGCCGAGAACGCGCGTCTCTTCGGCGCCGCAACGGAAGACCTCCGCGTCTCCCGCGTGCAAACGGCGCCGGGCAAGTACGCGGTTCACTTCGATCAATTCGTGGACGGCGTGCGTGTCTTCGGCGGCAATGCCCACGTGGTCCTGACCGACGCGGGCCGGATTTTCGCTTTCGGATCCGACGCCTATCCGCGCGTGAAGGAACTCCTGCCGGGAACCACGCCGGCCCTTTCCGAGGCCGAAGCCCTCGCCGAAGCGAAGAACGAGATCGACTTCCTCGACGGCCGCGACGAGATCACGTATCAGGAATTGGTGATCCTTCCGACCCGCGAAGGCGCGGGCGAGGAGCTGGCGCTCACGTATCACCTCGCCTACCGCTTCGATCTCTTCACCTGGGATCCGCGCGGCCATTGGGAGACTTACGTGGACGCCCACACCGGCGAAATCCTCTGGCGCCGCAGCCTGATCTTCCCCCTCGACTTCACCGGCCACGCGCGGGGAGACGTGGAGTGGGAAGGCTACTGCGACGGGTACACCTACGACTTCCCGATGGAGCAGATGCAGCTCACCATCAGCGGCGTGGGAATCGCCACCACCGACATCGACGGCGACTTCACCCTCTCCTACGGCGGCACCGACTCCAAGTCGATCACCGCCCGCTTCCAAAGCGCGTTCCTCCACACCCACCGATACACCGGAACGGACGCGGTCCTCACGGGGACGATCACGCCCGGCACGCCCTACACAATCGACTGGTCGAACTCCAACTCCCTCGACAGCGAGAGGGACACCTACGCCTTTTTGAACCGGGAGCACCGCTGGCTGAAGGCGCTCGATCCCACGTTCACCGGCCTCGACTACGCCATGCCGGACACGGTGGAGCGGACGGACGGATACTGCCCGGGCAACGCCTGGTACGACTACTACGGCGTGAACTTCTGCGTCGGCTCCATCGACTACGCCAACACGGGGCGGATGGGGGACGTGGCGTACCACGAGTACGGCCACGGAATCACCCACGAGCTTTATAATCCATATGATCCGCCGAGCAGCGTCCACGAAGGGAACTCGGACATCGCCTCGCTCTTCCTCACACGCGAGCCGCGCCTCGGACTCGGCTTCTATCTGGACAACTGCACTTCGGGGATCCGGAACGCGGACAACTCCCTGATCTACCCGGACGACCTGACCGGCTCGGGACACACCGACGGCCAGATGTTGAGCGGGTTCATCTACGATTCCTGGCAGGCGCTTCTCGGCGCTTATTCGCAAACATACGCGGACAGCGTGGTCGAGTACGCGTGGTGGTTCGGCCGCAAGCTCGGCCTTCCCCAATCCATGCCGGATCAGGTTTATTGGACCTTCGTCGGCGACGACGACGACGGCAACCTGGACAACGGAACGCCGCATCACGCGATGTTCTGCGTCGGCGCGACGAACCACGGCTTCGACTGTCCGGAGATCCTGAGCCCCGTCGCGATCGCGCACACGCCGATCACGGAACACACGACGGCGGCGGATCCGATCCCGGTGACCGCCACGATCACCTCCGGCGCCGGCGACATCGAAGAGAGCGCGCTTCGGGTCTACTACAAGGTGGACGGCGGCTCCCTGCTGAACGTGGGGATGGCCGGCGGCGGCGGCGATGTCTACACGGGGACCATTCCCGCCCAGAGCGCCGGCGCCTTCGTGCAGTACTACCTCTACGCGGAGGACGAGTACGCCAACTCCGCCGTCTCACCGAGTAACGCGCCGGTCGATCTCTACGGCTTCTACGTCGGCGAATTCACCCTCGTCTTCGAGGACGACTTCGAGACCGACAAGGGGTGGACCGTCGGCGACGCCGGCGACGACGCCACCACCGGTATCTGGGAGCGCG